The region TCCTTCGTTAACCATTTCAAGAAATGCGGATATGGATGATGAAAATGAAGTCGATGCTATTGTTGGTGGGACACGGACTTCAAGTAACTTTCAAACAATTATGAATGAAGAATACGATAGACACAATGAAGTATTTGAAAATCTTGATCTCTCAGAGGTGATGTCATGAATCCTAGACGTATAATGTATACTAAATGGTTTAATATATCACGCGATGGAGTATCAAGAAGTAATCCTATCTTAATCGCTGCCTTAGGGCTTTGTTCTGCATTAGCAGTAACTAACCGAGTTGATAATGCGATTGCGATGGGAATGGCGGTTACGTTCGTTATTATAATGAGTTCATTAATCACCTCACTCATCCGTAATATTATTCCTCAAAGAGTGAGAATGGTTACCTATATGGTTATTATTTCGTCATTTGTTATAGCGGTTGACGCCTTTTTAGAAGCGTTTGTCCCTTCGATTCATGGTGCTTTAGGAC is a window of Methanocalculus natronophilus DNA encoding:
- a CDS encoding Rnf-Nqr domain containing protein; the encoded protein is MNPRRIMYTKWFNISRDGVSRSNPILIAALGLCSALAVTNRVDNAIAMGMAVTFVIIMSSLITSLIRNIIPQRVRMVTYMVIISSFVIAVDAFLEAFVPSIHGALG